The following DNA comes from Candidatus Neomarinimicrobiota bacterium.
TTTTTAGGAACCTTGAATGATGCATCAACTGCCCTGACATAAACCTGAACAACCTCATCTCCTTTTAATTTACCAGTATTCTTAACTTTAAAACTAATTTTAATTTCTTCATCACTTTTTATTTTACTTGAATTAAACTTAAGCCCTTTATACTCAAAAGTCGTATAAGAGAGTCCATGACCAAAGGGAAATAAAACAGGTTTATCAAAATACATGTAAGTTCGTGGATTATTTATTATATCGTAATCCGACATCGGAGGTAATTGATCAGTTGATGCGTAGAAAGTTTGAGGCAACTTACCACTAGGGTTATAATCTCCAAAAAGTACATCAGCTAAGGCTTTTCCACCCATTTCTCCGCCATACCAGGCTCCAACAATAGCTCTTGCCTTTTTCTCTGTTCCCGAAAGAGCAAGAGGACCTCCATTTACCAGTACTACAATTACATTTGGATTTACTTTGCTGACTTCAGTTATTAATCTTCTTTGAACTTTAGGAAGTTCAATTTCCTTTCTATCCAGTTCTTCTCTAGAAATCCCCTGATTAATACCCAGTACCAGTATTACTACATCATTTCTCGATGCTACTTTTTTTGCCTTCTTGAAATCTTTCGTTCCTAAGTCCCATGCCAATCTTGCGGTAGCACCCATTCTATTTTCAAAGTATTCCATTTTTATTTCATATTCTCTTCCAGGTAATAACTTAACATCCACACCAATAGGTCTTTCTCCGTGTTCAGTCCAATCATCAATTAATAGTTTTCCATCCAAATATAGACGGGAACCGTCATCACAACTCGTTCCAATACGATGAATTGTATCTGGTGGAATAATTTTTCCAGTCCATCTGATAGAAAATCTATCCTTTGGTAAACCCTTTATGGGCGACTCCCCACCAGAGTTGAAATTAACCACCGGATCTATTCTGGTTATTACAGGTTCTCCAGACAGATTCATATTATCAAAATATTCTCCTTTCAATCCTCTTTGATTCGTTCCTTCAACTACCGAAAAATATTGTGGCTCTATCGGGTTAAGTAATCCACCACCTATACCACATCCCATATCATATTCCACTTTTATATCATACAACTCTGCTTTTTCCGTTATACCGTCTAATGGACTTACGAGTATGTTCGGAAAACCGCTATAACCACCCAACTGTGCTTCAGCAGCATTGGGTCCAATAACAGCTATGGATTTAATCTTATTTTTGTCCAGTGGTAATATACCGTCATTTTTTAACAGCACAATGGACTTCCTTGCGGCTTCAAGTGCTAAATCTCTATGTTCCTGACAATCCAGCTCTTCTACAGGAATAGATGAATATGGAACATATTCTGGAGGATCAAACTCACCAAGTCTAAATCTTGCTGATAAAACTCTTGCGACTGCCGTGTCAATATCTTTCTCTTCCAGTAAGCCTAATTCAAGAGCTTTGAAAAGATGTTCTCTATACATATTACCGCAGTTTAAGTCACAACCGGCTCTTATACTCCTTGCTACAGCTTCAGCTGGGTTTTCAAAAAGTTTATGTCCATATACCATGTCAGCGATTGCACCACAATCAGATACTACATATCCAATAAATCCCCATGTTTTACGTAATAGGTCCGTCATTAAGAAAAAACTTGCATTACAAGGCGTGTGATTTAATTCATTGTATGCTCCCATTATTGAGTATGCCTTTCCTTCAACTATAGCCGCTTTAAAAGCTGGTAAATAGTATTCAAATAGATTACGCATATCTACATCGGAAGAACCTGTATGTCTTCTAAATTCTTCGTTATTAGCTATAAAGTGTTTGGGTGTTGCTACCGTTTTTAGATAATAGGGATGATCTCCTTGCATACCCTTCACAAAGGCCACAGCCATCCTTGATAAAAGGTAGGGATCTTCGCTGTAGGACTCTTCATTTCGTCCCCACCTTGGATCTCGTGCAATATTTATGGTTGGACTCCAATATGTTAAACCTTTTCCTATCTTTTTATACAAAACACGAGCTTCATCAGAAATAGCTGAGGCTACTCTATAAACAAGGTCAGGGTCCCAGGTAGCACCAAGAGCAATAGACTGAGGAAACGAAGTAGCACCCTCAGCCATCACCCCATGTAATGCCTCATTCCAGTAATTATATTCGGGTATACCAAGCCTTGGAATAGCATCTGCTCTTTGCGATAGCTGGCTTATTTTTTCCTCAATAGTCATCAATTTTATTAAATCATTTAATCTTTCCTTATAAGAATTGGGTTTGAATACGTTTACCACTACACTGCTGGATACTTTTGGCTTTCCTTTAGTGGACAGAGTTAACAAATAGTATCCAGGTCTTGGAAAAATTGCTTTGGTTGTAGGACTTAATGGGTTTTTAAATTTTACATCGGGATTATTTACACATTTCCACTCTACTTTTATATTTTCAGGATTTACCTTACCTTCAAGTTTTACAGATTTAGTTTCTTTCCAGTTAATTATTTTATTGTCTCCAGCATCGACGACTATCATTTTGTCCTTAGAGAATAATAGATTACACTGTAAAAAAACGAAAGTGACCATTGCAAAAATCAAGATGTTTTTTTTCATCTTTCCCTCCAGTTTAATAATTATAAGCTTTTATTTATATTGATTGAGCCATTGTAGTAGAAATTTCATAATCAAAAATAAACTTCTTTGTGAAAATTAACTTTATGACTTCTCATTATCAAATAAATTTTTCATGTTATGGTATTATATTTACTATCACTCTTTTGTATCTGGTAAGCGGAGGATTTCCTTTGTCAGTAACGCGTAAAATGAAATGTGCAGTCTCTCCCTTTTCAACCTTCGGAGCAATGACCCAGACGTGGCAGACATTCTCGGCTGAATTAATTTCAATCGGTTTTTTATATGATCCTGCTTCAGGATAATGAAACCACAAAAAACTTAAGTTATCTCCATCAGGATCATATGAACCACCGGCATCCAATGTAAAACCTTTTCCTGATTTTACAGTAAGTTCTTCGGGATGACTTAAAACAGGTACAGGTGGATGATTAGCTTCTTTATAACTTTTTATACACCAATCCATACGTGCGGCAAAATCATTCTGAAAATCATCTCTCCACCGCCACAACGTTACTTTATTGTCTTTGAATGTGATAGTATCTCTTCGAACAGTTCTTCCATATTCGTTAAATATATATGGTGTATAAGTATCGATAGCATCTGTCCATATTTTTCTTGTCTCAGGTTCAATAGGAACGCCTGAATTTCCTTCCTTTATGTTTTTAAAATCTGGGATATACAATTCATAACGACCTCCCCAGCCTCCCCAATCAGGATGCTCAGGTTCGTTCAGTCCATTGGGTATTAATGAAAGCCAGGAAGGTGTATCTCCTTCCATTCCATAGGCCACATCGGGATACATCGCACCAAGAGGTCCATGACCTTGTTGAATATTTTGTGCTATCCATTTATTACTGATTGTTTCATTATTTATCCCCTCTACAAAAGTATTTATTGCACTCCATGTTGCGCTTCCATAATCATCGCCGGGACTGACTATGTAAAACAGCTCAGGAAAATTTTTTCTAATCCATATACCACTGTCATCTTGGTCGGATATAGTATAAACCCTCAACTTTGAGATTAATCTCTTAGCCTCATTTTCAGTTTTTGTGTTTTTGATTTTATACAATGCTTGAGCAAGTGTATTAGCTCCTCCCCATACACAAACCCACAAAGGTCGTTCATCGTTTTCTTCGAGAACCTTAATAATCCAATCAGAACCTTCTGAATCTTTCCCCTCACCAACTCCTTCCATTCCATATTTCGCTATACCTTGTTTAACTATCTTCAATAAATCTTTAGCGCTTGGAAATCCTTTTTCGTGCTTATTGAGGTTGGGCTGTACCTCACCATATGCATGAACTACTTTCCTTATCAATTCAGGTCTAACTCTATTTTTCTGCCAGACAGATGTTGTGGCAATTAACCCTTCTATATCAATTACATTTGAATATAAAAGTAATCGAACCAATGATTGTGTATCATCTGGATCAGCATCAATATCGGTAAGAATAATTGCTCTGTGTTTTTGAATTGACTGTGAAAATAGAGATTGAAACAATAAGTTTAAGAAAAATAGTATAAAAACAACTGTTTTAATACCCATTTTTAATTTAAAATTCAGTAACAACTCATTCATAGCTAACCTATTTTATTTCTTCAAAAACCATTTTATCTATGTTAAAGTAATTACCATCAAAAACAAGTCTGAGTACATGTTTTCCGGCATTGAGTTTGATTTCCTTTTTTATCACCTCCCACTTCTGAAATCCTGATGTATTGGGAATTGAAAAAGTACCTGTGATATCTTTTCCATCGCATTCAAGATGCATTTTCCCGCTATCGAAGGAAGATGCTATATAGAATAGGACTCGATACTTAGCAGATTTTTTAACATTTACCGTGTACGATAAAAATTCACCTTTATTTATCCATCCAACATTGTAACCCCCTTCAGAACATTTTTCAATGTCAACACCTTCTTTAAATCTGTACTCTCCACCCTCGTTAACATCGTTTTTATCATAGTAGGCATCACAGGGACAACCCATATCAAAATCTTCTGCTTCAATTGTACCCGGGATAGTATGTTTTTTGAATGCTTTTTGTTTCTTATCACAAACTTCCAATAACCTCCATCCAAAATAAGAACCATCTTTTGAATCAAGCAAACTCGCCTTCCTGCCCTCTTTAACGGGAGTATTAACAGAAAGCATGAGATTTGGAAATTTCTTATTGATAATTTTTAATAGACCGTAGTACGTGTACTCAATTTTCCAGAGCTGATTGTCATCATTGGTAAAGTTAGATACAATTAGCCTGGAGCCATCTTCATTACACTGAATTACTTTATTTTTTTCTTTACGATTTGAAATTTTATAAACGCCCTTTCCAACATATTCTAATTTCCACTGGTTGGCGATATTTTTCCTTTGTGTTGTAAGTTTTAATTCTGAACCAAGCACTAAATTTCCTGCGTTGTTCTGAGGGACAAGATAATAATGAGGTGTACAATCAAGCTCTGCATATTTATTCAGTGGGGGAATTTTACTATCAAAATTAAACTTTATAACATAAGCCATTTCATCAAACCACTTATCAGGTAATTTTATAATGAGCCCATCCGGTTTTTGTTTATATTTTAGAGGAATGTATTCTTTTGCTTCTCCATTTATCATTACGACCGATTTCAAATTCTTAAGGTTAATTCTATCTGAGCCCAAAAGAGATAGTTTTATTTTCTTCTGGCCTTCTTTCCAACCCATAAGAATTGCATAGAGGGTTGTATTATCCTTTGAACGAGTATAACGAATATCTTTCTCAGTGCCCTGAGGAGGAGCTATGAAAACACCATGATCAGCTCCCATTTTTGTGGGACCTTCGCCGAACCAGTCCCACATACGCGTATTATAAATAGCTTCTCCATATTTTTTAAGCCAGTCTCCGATTTTATAGAGTATCTCTTTTTGCTCATGAGGAATTGTACCGTCGGCTTTCGGTGAGATATTCAAAATCAAATTACCATTCTTACTAACTTTATCAATTAATGAATGTAATAACTGTTTTGCCGAATAATATGTTAGACCATCGGTATAACACCAACTAGATGGACTTATGGCATCATCGGAAAGCCAGTAAAATTCAGTAGGATACGTTGGACCACCACGCTCATAGTCAAGAACTGCACATTCTATATTTAATCCATCCTTGAAAGTTGCAACAACCTCTTTGTCCCATTCTATCGCACGATTGTAAAAGTATGACAGGAATTCAAGTAATACAGGTTGTGAGATTTTATTCAGATTAAAATCCTGATATAGTATATCAGGTCTATACAAATCTATTAATTCCTTAAGCTTAGCCAACCATAGAGCTTCATTTTTTTCTTTTCCCTGTTGGCCATAGAGTATCTGGAGTTTGGGATCATCCATTTTGGGAACATACTCATAATATCCAGTTATATTGTATGCATGATGCATAGAGAGAAATAGTTTTATGTTTCTTTTTCGGATAGCTTTAGATAGCAACCCAACCAGATCAATTTTTGGTCCCATATCTTTTGCATTCCAGGGATTAACTTTACTTGCCCACATTGAAAAACCGTCGTGGTGTTCGGCAACCATTCCAGCAAATTTAGCACCTGCATCGGCAAATAGTTGAGCCCATTCATCTGGGTCAAAGTTTCCACCTTTTGATTTTAGCTTGGGAGCAAATTGGACAAAGTTGCCCTGTTTATCTTTTGCTCCAATAATAAAGTAATGATATGGCCATTTGCTTATATCACCATACTTTTCTATATGATGTTTATTTTCAGCAGATCCTTCTATGTACATGTTTCGGGGATACCATTCATTGGCAAATGCTGGCACCGAGTAAACCCCCCAGTGTAAATAAATACCGAACTTTGCATCTTTAAACCATTCTGGAACGGGGTTCACTTTCTCCAACGATTCAAATGATGGTGAAAAAGGTTGCCCTTGAATTGGTACACAGAGCTGAATAAGTAAAATTGTAATAACCAACAATTTAGTTTTCATTGTTTAAATACCCCTCTCTTCAAATTGTACCCTTCTAAATCCTTTTAATATAAACAATTTTAAATTTAAAGCGAGTAATTTTTATAATTTTTATATTTTATATTTTTTCTCGATATTATTTTTCCCTATTTTTAATTATTATGAATCTGTACAATCTTATTTTTAAAATTTAGCACTGACGATTAAAGAATATGTGAGGTATTATTGGAATATAACCTGCATTATCGGTAAGATTTTAGAGTTTTAGCATTCTTTATTTATTTTTATTTTTTTAATTTATCCTCAAACCTTTTAAAATTGGACAAGTTCTTTTTCCACTTTGGGATAAATCTTATCTATTTGCTCCTGTACTTCAATTGTTTTACTTATCGCTGTGATAATACGGCAATAGCGAGGTGCATCGTCCATATTTCGTCCCCTGCGGTCTTTTAAATATTTCTGTAGTACCTGATAACCACCAATGTGGTAGTTCCAGACTTCTGGTGTGATACCCTCGAAATATTTATCTTTGTTTATGTAAATACGTTGTTCACTCTCCTTATAAATGACTTTTTCTATGCGATCGTTGGTACCACTACCCTGATACTTAGCAATTGGTGGATCTAGATCCGGGCTTTTGAGAAGATGCAGGTCCGCCAGCTGCTTTCCAAAGCCAGCTATTTGTTTGAATAGTTCATGACTGGCGGTAAAAGGCACGCGCGGGAAATCAATTTTTAAAAACTCAGCATAGGTTTCGCGGTAGATGTTACTGTAAAAAACACCGTAGATATAATAAAGAATCTCTTCCGGCGTAGGCTTTTGCCCATAAACCGATTGCAGTTTTTCAAAAATTTCTTCTGGGATATTTGGTTCTTTTTCGTATTGGTGTTGATTGAATATGTCCTTCTTGTTTTTATCGGGGTAAAGAAATAATGGGAATATATATGTTATTTCACTAGTCTTATTAGATACATATGAACTTTCAATTATTAATTCAGAAATTAAGCAATGTCGCCAATCTCGGCTTGCTTTAACTTGTTTTGAAATAGTCAACCCAATATTTTCTTCCAGCATGTGGCACATGACTTCGGGACGCATGCGTTCAACCAAGGCTTGATGATAAAAAATGTATCTTTCATCAAATGGGCGATATAGTATCTTTTTAATGTATTCATTTATGTTGGTAATTTTTGATATTTCTTCTCTTACACTTTTAATTTTCCAGTTTGCTTTATTTCTTAAATTATATGCTTGTAGTATTATTTCATCAGGTTGAGAAAGATTCTGAAATTGTAACATCCTATTTTGTAATTCCCTTTTATTATAACTGATAACAAAATTGTCCCGTGAAGTAACAATTCCAACGCTGTTTACCGGAAAAATCTCATTGATTCGTTTCCATTCTAAATATTGTTGTACTTTTTCAGTATCTCTTTTTACAAAGAAATAAAAAGGGCTTTGCGGGTTTATCTCAACATAATTTTCTTTCTTAAAGTCATTTCTCTCCAGCCATTCATATTTTTCTTCTCTCAATCCATATAAGTCCCGATGAAATACTTTTGTCTCTTTCGGCTTTTTATTCTTAATAAATAGAGCAATCGCTACACCCTGGCGAATATCAAAAACGTTTCCATCCTTGCCACCATCTGGTGTGGTTTCCTTTTTCAGGCTGTTACCGTGCAAATCGAGAATGTAAATCTCATCAAAGGTCTTCATAAGGCTCTGGCGCATACCGCGAAAAGTAGGATTATCAAGATAACTGTGATTGGTAATCATACCCACAATTCCATAGCCTGACCTCTGAATTTTCCACTGGGCAAAACGTAAAAATTTTACATAGTCATCCTGTAGCCATTTAGGATTTTTCTCGCCAAGTGGTTTACCATCGACTTTGTAATAACTCTGGGTACTATCTATATCTTCCTTGAGCAATCGTTCAGTCCATTCGTTTATATTGGCAGATATACCGCTGTAGGGCGGATTTCCAAGAATAACCAGCACAGGCTGATCTTTTTTTACCTTACCTGCCATGTGGCTTTCTTCACTCAAAGATGAAAGTCCCGGGATAGAGATTTGTTTGATTTCTTCCATCTCCAGTGTATTGGTCAGAAATAGATTAAAGCGCTCATCCTCAGCCATTTTATAGCCAAGTTCCTCAAAAATAAAGCCTATCTTTAAATGACCGATTGCATAAGGTGCCATCATCAGTTCAAAGGCATAATAATTTTTCAGTATATGATTCTTAATCCATGTGTGCAAACCGCCTTCGCCGTACTTTTCTTTAAATTCATTAGCAGCAAATCGTATGGCTTCGGTGGGGAAGGTGAGTGTTCCACCCGCTGGATCAAGTAGTTTCACCTCTTTGCTGGCAAGCCCATCCGCCAGATCAAAATGGGATTTCAGTATAGAATGAATAGAACGAACAATATAACTAACCACCGGTTCTGGTGTGTAATATACGCCTCGCCGCTCGCGTATTTCTGGATCATAGGTTGCCAGAAATGTTTCATAAAAATGGATGATTGGATCTTTTCCCTTACCGGTTTTATAATATTCATGCAGGATTTTGTTAACGTCGGCGACATTTAGAATTTCTGCGATATCATCAACAATAATTTGCAGGGATTTTGGTGGATCTTCAAGCGATATAAAGCGGAAAACGTCGCGTAAGATTCCAATGGTATGGGGAATAAATTCGAAAGCCAGTTTACGATTGAACTCGCCATTTGCTCTTGTTCGCGCGGCAAACAGGCCATAAGTAATGGTTTGGGCATATAAATCAGCGAATTGTTTCTTGGTTAAGGTTGCAATCAGATATTTTTTAAAGGCTTCATAAAAACCGATAATTTTTTTATGCCCTTTACTACTCTTTTCTGACATTTCGACTGCTATCACCTCATCACGAAGGAAACGTGTTCGTTTTGCCAGCTCAATCGCAAGAGAGCGTGCAGTTTGGACTTTTGGAAGTGAGAATGAAAAGAACAGGCCAAGTAGTTTCTTGAATTTATCCGCATTTTCTAAAGGCGGTGTTTTTTGCAGTTTTTGTGCAATTACTGGACGCCCTATCATTACCTGTTCGATAAGCTTACCATCTCTGTAAAGCCGGAATTCATAGAAGTTTGTCAAAATCACATTAGGGAAGGTAGATAAATATCGTTTTAATTGTTCTGTTCCCTCAATATAATTTAGATTTGTGACTGAAGGATCTTTGGCTTCGATGTATCCGGTGATATGGTTTTTACCGTCCCATACACGAAAATCAGGGTTTCCTGCCTCAGTCTTTTTAGGAATGATAGTTACATCAATGTTTTTAATATTCTGAATTTCTGCATATCGTTTGATCAACTCTTCGAGATGTTTGTAATAACTTTCTTCACGGGCATCGCCACGATTAAAAGTTTCAGTAAGATTTTCAAGGTATCGTTCGAGTATTTCTCTCATTTAATATATTTCTCCCTTAATAGTATTAATAAATTCAATTTCAAATTGAACATATGTTCTTCTTTGTTTCCACATCATATAAAATCTAAAAACAATTTTTCAAATTGGGAAAGAAGAAAGACTGTAAAATAGATATTTGTATCTTTATAAATTTGTTTTGCATTCCGGATATACCATTTATAATATTTAATAAGAAATAGTACGTTTCTAGTTCGGATTATAAAACAAAAATTTTTCTGAAATCTTTCACAATAGCATTCTTAAAATATTTGTTAATATGGAAACTAAAAATAGTGTTACAGAATAAGAAAAAAATTAACATTAAAAGTTGAAATAATAAATTCATTCTAGTATAATTCATTTTTTTGGTATATAACAACAAATATTACCGGTGGTAATGGATCGCGCCGCAGTATAATACAGTGAAGTTGGTCGTTAAAAATTATTACGTTTCATTTTGATACCGTTTTTCTATTAAATTCATATGGCTAATAATATTAGATTCTCTTTCTTTATTAAGTTTTCGTCTATGGTATGCAAAGAATAAACAAATAACACCTACAATCAGGGTGACATGTACTACTAACCATGCGATACAAAGTTTCGTTGAAATAACGGATCCAGTAATGATAGCGATTAGTGTCGAAAGGCCTATACCGAGAAAGAGAAAACCTATTGAGTTATATATATATTAAGTTTTTCGGTAATGGTCTCAATATCTTTTTTTAAATTATCCCATTCTTCACATAAAATGGAATAAGCTTTACCTGACTTGGGTGGAAGAATTTTATAACCTTGTTTCACTTGAATTGAGTATTTCTCATTCATCTTTATCTACCTTTTCTTTTATAACAAAACCTGTAGTTTTAGCATTTATTAAAATAGTATTGCCGCAATTATTGCATATTACCGGAATTATAGGCATTATTGGTGTGCCCCCTACTACCAAGCTTCCACCACGAAATTCTCTTAACTCAAAAACTCTATCTTGAACTGACCAATTTCCAACCCCACACATAGGACAGGGTCGTTTTTGCCATTTTTCATTAAGAAATTGAATGATCCTTTCCACAACATTTTTTTCCATATCACCTCCTATATATTTTTAAAATTTTTGCGCATAATTTGACAACCATCGATACAATGTTTTAAAAAAGCAAACTGATTAATTAAAAGAAAAAATTGCCTGAACTTTTTCATAATTTATTGTTTGATACAAACTTTGAGATAGACTAACAAGAAAACATCTTGAACTACCAATATGTAATGAATCAGTCAGTTTTATGCGCCCGTTATGCTTCAGATTATTTTTCATAAGGTGGTTTCCATCGTTTTGTCAGTTCTTCCAAACTCCAAGTAATTAGTTTATGTGATAAAACCCTAACGGTTCCAGATGGTATAGGAAATAAAATATTTTGTGTTAAATCTGATTCGTAGGTTTCACCACGTTCAGTAATTATCCCTAACAAATTACCATCCATATCAACGACAGGTCCTCCACTAGCACCTCTTGCATATGTATTATCTATCCAATATTCAGCAGCTTTTAAAGAAAACGAAATTTGTTTTTCGAAAAATTTAGTTTTAAAATTTTTAGATATAATGTGAAAAACGCCACCAATTATTCCATGTTTTACCATAATCCAGGGGATAATTGAATATGAAAATTCTTTGATTTTATTTATATTTTCTTGACCGCCAACTGCAGATTTATCTATATTTTCAGGTAAATCTAATGGTAGGCGTAAATCTTCTGAAAAACCTGCCATAATTACTTCTGTACCCTCTTTGGGGATATCTTGAGACAGTGAAATTGGAGGAACTTTGTGCGGCTTTAAAGGAGCTAATATAGCTAAGTCAATATTTAGAGGAGAAATAAATTTTTGTCCTTGGATTCCAAGGCTAATTCCACCAAATTTATAAATACATGAAAATGCTCCACCGCCAATATACGGAATTGCTAAAATACTTTTAGATTTATCTTTTACTTGACTAGAAACGACATGATTAGCAGTTAAAATAAAACCAGATTCATTAACTATCACACCACTACCATGTGAGTATACTTTACCAGTTTTATTATCAATTACAACTATTTTAACTAGAGACTTTTTAACAATATCAGTTACTTTAACTTTTGTCATAATTCCCTCGATTTATTATTGAAGCATAATATAATATTATTTATACTAATGCAAAAAAGAAAAAACTAATGTTCATGGCTACCTAATAAATGTTGCCAAATAATTGTTGATTTTTTATTATTCATAAATTTAATCATGTTTTATACTTATTTTTCTTTTTGTACAAGTTGTTCGTTTTACCAACTTAAACTAAAAATCAGGAGGACTTCTTATACCTTTTCCGCTTTGATTAATCACATGAGTATACATCATAGCTGTCTCCACATTTTTATGTCCTGATAATTCCTAAACCATTTTGACATCACAACCTGCTTTCAAAATATGGGTAACAGATGAACAACGAAAAGTATTATAACCAGCATGTCTGGTTATCCCTGCCTTTCTAACAGCTTGCTCTACTTTAATCTCTTTAAGTTGAGGTCCATGGTGGAAGTCGATTATCCGCTTTATCCAGTTCATTTAAGCCTCTTCCATACGAATGCTGTAATTCTATAGCTAAATCGTCTGGTGGACTTGATCGAAAAACCTGCAGAAGTGGCTCGGAACTTTGATAAAGGGTCACTTGTTTTTATGAAAGCAATTTCCTTCACCAAATACTTTCTAGTTTACATAACAATGTTGCAATAAATACTAAAAAACAATTTCATTTTTGTCAATACCCAATTTAAGAAATTTGCACATCCACAGGCAGCCAGCTAACGCCTGACGAAACCCGCACAAGTGCTTAGCAGCACCGACTGTAATATTTACAAAAAACTCTTTAAGAACACTAATCCTTAACTTATTCAGTTCGTCTAAACATAAAT
Coding sequences within:
- a CDS encoding glycoside hydrolase family 3 C-terminal domain-containing protein, with the protein product MKKNILIFAMVTFVFLQCNLLFSKDKMIVVDAGDNKIINWKETKSVKLEGKVNPENIKVEWKCVNNPDVKFKNPLSPTTKAIFPRPGYYLLTLSTKGKPKVSSSVVVNVFKPNSYKERLNDLIKLMTIEEKISQLSQRADAIPRLGIPEYNYWNEALHGVMAEGATSFPQSIALGATWDPDLVYRVASAISDEARVLYKKIGKGLTYWSPTINIARDPRWGRNEESYSEDPYLLSRMAVAFVKGMQGDHPYYLKTVATPKHFIANNEEFRRHTGSSDVDMRNLFEYYLPAFKAAIVEGKAYSIMGAYNELNHTPCNASFFLMTDLLRKTWGFIGYVVSDCGAIADMVYGHKLFENPAEAVARSIRAGCDLNCGNMYREHLFKALELGLLEEKDIDTAVARVLSARFRLGEFDPPEYVPYSSIPVEELDCQEHRDLALEAARKSIVLLKNDGILPLDKNKIKSIAVIGPNAAEAQLGGYSGFPNILVSPLDGITEKAELYDIKVEYDMGCGIGGGLLNPIEPQYFSVVEGTNQRGLKGEYFDNMNLSGEPVITRIDPVVNFNSGGESPIKGLPKDRFSIRWTGKIIPPDTIHRIGTSCDDGSRLYLDGKLLIDDWTEHGERPIGVDVKLLPGREYEIKMEYFENRMGATARLAWDLGTKDFKKAKKVASRNDVVILVLGINQGISREELDRKEIELPKVQRRLITEVSKVNPNVIVVLVNGGPLALSGTEKKARAIVGAWYGGEMGGKALADVLFGDYNPSGKLPQTFYASTDQLPPMSDYDIINNPRTYMYFDKPVLFPFGHGLSYTTFEYKGLKFNSSKIKSDEEIKISFKVKNTGKLKGDEVVQVYVRAVDASFKVPKKQLKRFKRITLLPGKSEIIEFSIPADELSFYNTRTNRLEIFKGKWEIMIGSSSEDIRLKGDIFLE
- a CDS encoding DUF1593 domain-containing protein, with protein sequence MGIKTVVFILFFLNLLFQSLFSQSIQKHRAIILTDIDADPDDTQSLVRLLLYSNVIDIEGLIATTSVWQKNRVRPELIRKVVHAYGEVQPNLNKHEKGFPSAKDLLKIVKQGIAKYGMEGVGEGKDSEGSDWIIKVLEENDERPLWVCVWGGANTLAQALYKIKNTKTENEAKRLISKLRVYTISDQDDSGIWIRKNFPELFYIVSPGDDYGSATWSAINTFVEGINNETISNKWIAQNIQQGHGPLGAMYPDVAYGMEGDTPSWLSLIPNGLNEPEHPDWGGWGGRYELYIPDFKNIKEGNSGVPIEPETRKIWTDAIDTYTPYIFNEYGRTVRRDTITFKDNKVTLWRWRDDFQNDFAARMDWCIKSYKEANHPPVPVLSHPEELTVKSGKGFTLDAGGSYDPDGDNLSFLWFHYPEAGSYKKPIEINSAENVCHVWVIAPKVEKGETAHFILRVTDKGNPPLTRYKRVIVNIIP
- a CDS encoding alpha-L-fucosidase; protein product: MKTKLLVITILLIQLCVPIQGQPFSPSFESLEKVNPVPEWFKDAKFGIYLHWGVYSVPAFANEWYPRNMYIEGSAENKHHIEKYGDISKWPYHYFIIGAKDKQGNFVQFAPKLKSKGGNFDPDEWAQLFADAGAKFAGMVAEHHDGFSMWASKVNPWNAKDMGPKIDLVGLLSKAIRKRNIKLFLSMHHAYNITGYYEYVPKMDDPKLQILYGQQGKEKNEALWLAKLKELIDLYRPDILYQDFNLNKISQPVLLEFLSYFYNRAIEWDKEVVATFKDGLNIECAVLDYERGGPTYPTEFYWLSDDAISPSSWCYTDGLTYYSAKQLLHSLIDKVSKNGNLILNISPKADGTIPHEQKEILYKIGDWLKKYGEAIYNTRMWDWFGEGPTKMGADHGVFIAPPQGTEKDIRYTRSKDNTTLYAILMGWKEGQKKIKLSLLGSDRINLKNLKSVVMINGEAKEYIPLKYKQKPDGLIIKLPDKWFDEMAYVIKFNFDSKIPPLNKYAELDCTPHYYLVPQNNAGNLVLGSELKLTTQRKNIANQWKLEYVGKGVYKISNRKEKNKVIQCNEDGSRLIVSNFTNDDNQLWKIEYTYYGLLKIINKKFPNLMLSVNTPVKEGRKASLLDSKDGSYFGWRLLEVCDKKQKAFKKHTIPGTIEAEDFDMGCPCDAYYDKNDVNEGGEYRFKEGVDIEKCSEGGYNVGWINKGEFLSYTVNVKKSAKYRVLFYIASSFDSGKMHLECDGKDITGTFSIPNTSGFQKWEVIKKEIKLNAGKHVLRLVFDGNYFNIDKMVFEEIK